Proteins found in one Aethina tumida isolate Nest 87 chromosome 1, icAetTumi1.1, whole genome shotgun sequence genomic segment:
- the LOC109609506 gene encoding uncharacterized protein LOC109609506, producing the protein MYKLILLIAIISACRCDDTNVDASRGHHYYHHHHHALLYHGLQFLVFLTIKFKLIFFFSVVFLIFCIGGKINALLKYIAIKEKHTTVVAHSDHHPHAVYIQAPSYGYGFHDRRYTTIKGRSQDEIGFYENFDIFSRMIRQLNITDLAFNSMNITTTDCKRRFVCEAEYNAKHTVILQAGYDLLSDDIYKKYKPDKPAETLEECSKLFPNCDDYEKKTQ; encoded by the exons atgtacaaattaattttgttaattgcaATCATATCGGCGTGCCGCTGTGATGACACCAATGTGGATGCGTCTCGTGGTCACCACTACTACCATCACCACCATCATGCTCTACTAT ATCATGGGCTGCAGTTTCTTGTATTTCTAACGATAAAATTTAAGCTGATTTTCTTCTTTAGTGTTGTATTTCTGATATTTTGTATCGGTGGAAAAATTAACGCACTGCTAAAGTATATTGCCATCAAGGAAA aACATACTACTGTGGTTGCTCATAGCGACCATCATCCACATGCTGTGTACATCCAAGCCCCCAGTTATGGGTACGGTTTCCATGATCGTAGATACACCACCATTAAAGGAAGAAGCCAAGACGAAATTGGCTTTTACGAAAACTTCGACATTTTCAGTCGAATGATCCgcca ATTAAACATAACCGATTTAGCATTTAATTCTATGAATATTACAACAACAGACTGCAAACGAAGATTCGTCTGTGAGGCTGAATACAATGCGAAGCACACCGTTATTCTTCAAGCTGGCTACGACTTGTTAAG tgacgatatctataaaaaatacaaacccGATAAGCCAGCTGAGACTTTGGAAGAATGTTCCAAATTGTTCCCAAACTGCGACGATTATGAGAAAAAGACTCAATAA
- the LOC109609504 gene encoding tetratricopeptide repeat protein 37 — MDPKALLKQAREAIKNKDYAASLKISKTILQNDKTNYMALVFLGLSVQEVGPKAQAVNAFKKAIQESPDNPLAWNGIISYYEKNGTPTEESKKELFDAYIKITKLESSDRKIIEYCQKIIDLGQGKNEELIDILYNVSKKAAATDELISSVLEMLIKIYEGAQDLPATCTEIYEQSLITLIGIPKAITSQIYSSYITILNKRKEYTEVLKKAEEMYEKFTTNTISLEWICKVFNQWYVEGNNMAEEYEEKAFKYCADLLKFDSRNSMGLFTKSIQLIKENKTIESVNLLTKVTTERPGLIHAWFLLSELYININLIEDANQALSRSEKLLKSMQQPNLALKDKLIVLTLKKIGQSNSPEDWKMSEEIYKAASESVKKQCELIYMKIQINLGHYSEVEKKLEGIQNELDRVLLSSYLLFKQEKFSEALEVLDKKVFESDEYYIQLGLVYWEVDYTKCLTPFIKAAKINPDSYLCYTLLGRYYQRTKQLDKSRRCFEKAFKLNSKIKETAVELLKIYIEQEDLDANINLLTTLTTSVINEKNSWAYLLLGLTHLEQQNYHKAIENLRFVIRIDKKNSHCWEALGDAYMASGAHKASAKCYHRALELSEDSVYSKLQLAKIKQILGEYNLSRMEFNEIVTDDADVYLVKSLSTTCLYQVRQCFRENRFISAKAHTEYCYNKLYPFAEKYNYSCLWKILSELAFLGTRLPSTHGYLNLLSKTYDNVEDLFELALTHCSKAIQIWKRDNPTLRYDFAVINFNYFEYLKRTNSKSTKKRTLLDAAFNSVKYCVRIQPGTWQNWNLLGLITMNQSPPNYALAQHSFIKATTVGYNCTTAWCNLGVLYFKLGDIKLANKAFSQGQRTDPTATNSWIGQALIAEVLEPPEAMDLFRHSTLLGSNSQSALGYGHWVCQTLVNSKRNAKIYEIDNMHAIPVAFDALYRYTATHRTDSCAWNMLGILCERLSLKEAAEVAFKNAYDHVDEKHKDKVRVNYARCLARNEKYYQAVEMYNSLKAANIRSGSGLAFTLFKAEQYEDSYTTYEQALHWLAEDEGLQSDMLVALGSIAYLHQGKEATKTLLLQSIQLKPPSMWGLYSTLSFGMLHDDYKLAYLVIKELDKYQDDTECLEHYANLLSYFYLVQGQHIKAAREVSKLIHRHPHMAKLWYSLANTLFYSENHTLSTKVCMTAVELGTNSIDISMPLRLISLNAMVEGDEEKSKLTARRALHYNPSAPENWACFLLTFKGTTEQENDLLEHIISLSPSSTLLKWTEDRLESNKS, encoded by the exons ATGGATCCCAAAGCACTTTTAAAACAAGCTAGAGaagctataaaaaataaagattatgcagcttctttaaaaataagtaag ACAATACTTCAAaatgataaaacaaattacatgGCACTGGTATTTTTGGGACTGTCCGTTCAAGAGGTTGGTCCCAAAGCTCAGGCTGTGAACGCGTTTAAAAAGGCGATTCAAGAATCGCCCGACAATCCGTTGGCATGGAACGGAATAATAAGTTACTACGAGAAAAACGGTACGCCGACCGAAGAATCGAAAAAGGAACTTTTCGACGCTTACATTAAGATAACGAAATTGGAATC GTctgatagaaaaataattgaatattgccaaaaaattattgatttgggACAAGGCAAAAATGAAgagttaattgatattttgtataaCGTTTCCAAAAAGGCCGCTGCGACGGACGAGTTAATTTCAAGCGTACTGGAAATGTTAATAAAGATATACGAAGGTGCCCAGGATCTTCCTGCGACATGCACTGAAATATATGAACAAAGCTTGATTACCCTCATTGGTATTCCTAAAGCCATTACATCGCAAATTTATTCTTCTTATATAACTATATTGAACAAACGTAAAGAGTACactgaagttttaaaaaaagctGAAGAAATGTATGAGAAATTTACCACAAATACTATATCATTAGAGTGGATTTGTAAAGTATTTAATCAGTGGTATGTTGAGGGTAATAACATGGCGGAGGAATACGAAGAAAAGGCTTTTAAGTACTGTGCCGATTTATTGAAGTTTGATTCACGAAACTCCATgggtttatttacaaaatccaTACAACTTATTAAAGagaataaaacaattgaatcAGTTAATCTGTTGACAAAAG TGACAACTGAAAGACCAGGTTTGATTCACGCCTGGTTTTTGTTAAGTgaactgtatataaatataaacttgaTTGAAGATGCCAATCAGGCATTGTCTAGGAGTGAAAAATTGCTCAAATCTATGCAACAACCCAATCTTGCACTGAAGGATAAATTAATCGTGTTAACTCTAAAAAAAATAGGCCAATCGAACTCCCCAGAAGACTGGAAAATGTCTGAAGAGATTTACAAA GCTGCGTCGGAAAGTGTAAAGAAACaatgtgaattaatttatatgaaaattcaaataaacttGGGACATTATTCCGAAGTTGAAAAGAAACTAGAGGGAATTCAGAATGAATTAGATCGCGTGCTATTGTCTTCCTATTTGTTGTTCAAGCAAGAAAAATTTTCAGAAGCACTGGAAGTTTTGGACAAGAAAGTTTTTGAAAGTGACGAGTATTACATTCAACTAGGATTAGTCTACTGGGAAGTAGATTACACCAAATGTCTGACGCCTTTTATAAAGGCCGCCAAAATAAATCCCGACAGTTACTTGTGTTACACACTTTTGGGTCGCTATTACCAACGAACAAAGCAGCTGGACAAAAGTCGGAGATGTTTCGAGAAGGCTTTCAAATTgaacagcaaaattaaagaaacagcAGTTGAACTATTAAAGATTTACATTGAACAGGAAGATttg gatgctaatattaatttgttaacaacATTAACCACCAGTGTAATCAACGAGAAAAACTCGTGGGCATATCTTCTGCTGGGACTGACTCATTTAGAACAACAAAATTACCATAAAGCCATTGAGAATTTGAGATTTGTGATCAgaatagataaaaaaaattc ACACTGTTGGGAGGCCCTAGGAGATGCTTATATGGCTAGTGGTGCCCACAAAGCTTCTGCCAAGTGCTACCATAGAGCATTGGAGTTATCTGAAGATTCGGTTTATTCAAAGTTGCAATTGGCAAAAATTAAACAG ATTCTTGGCGAATACAACCTGTCAAGAATGGAGTTCAATGAAATTGTAACAGATGATGCTGACGTTTACCTTGTGAAATCATTGAGCACAACATGTTTGTATCAAGTGCGCCAGTGTTTTCGTGAAAACAGATTTATATCAGCGAAGGCGCACACCGAATATTGTTATAACAAACTTTATCC GTTcgcagaaaaatataattactccTGCTTATGGAAGATTTTGTCCGAATTGGCATTCCTTGGTACCAGATTGCCTTCGACGCACGGCTACTTGAATTTGTTGTCGAAAACTTACGACAACGTAGAGGATCTGTTCGAGCTCGCCTTAac cCATTGTTCAAAGGCCATCCAAATTTGGAAGAGAGACAATCCGACCCTCCGTTATGATTTcgcagtaattaattttaattatttcgaatatttaaaGCGTACGAACTCTAAATCGACTAAAAAGAGGACGCTACTCGATGCAGCTTTTAATTCTGTGAAGTACTGCGTGAGAATTCAACCGGGCACATGGCAAAACTGGAATTTACTCGGTTTGATTACAATGAATCAAA GTCCTCCGAACTATGCTCTGGCTCAGCACAGTTTCATCAAGGCGACCACGGTGGGGTACAACTGCACGACCGCTTGGTGCAACTTGGGCGTCCTCTACTTCAAACTGGGCGACATCAAACTGGCCAACAAAGCATTCAGCCAGGGGCAACGTACCGATCCTACCGCCACCAACAGTTGGATTGGGCAGGCCCTAATCGCCGAAGTGCTTGAACCTCCGGAGGCGATGGACTTGTTCAGACACAGCACATTGTTGGGCTCCAACTCGCAAAGCGCACTCGGATATGGGCACTGGGTCTGCCAGACGTTGGTCAATTCGAAACGCAAcgcaaaaatttatgaaattgacAACATGCACGCCATCCCCGTCGCTTTCGATGCTCTCTACCGTTATACAG CTACACATCGGACGGATAGCTGCGCTTGGAACATGCTGGGCATCCTGTGCGAACGTTTGAGTCTAAAGGAGGCCGCCGAAGTGGCGTTCAAAAATGCTTACGATCACGTGGACGAAAAACACAAGGACAAGGTGCGCGTTAATTACGCACGTTGTCTTGCACGAAATGAAAAGTACTATCAGGCCGTGGAGATGTACAACAGTCTCAAGGCTGCGAACATCAGAAGCGGCAGCGGATTAGCATTTACTTTGTTCAAAG CTGAACAATATGAGGATTCTTACACCACGTATGAACAGGCGTTGCATTGGTTAGCCGAGGATGAAGGGCTTCAAAGCGATATGTTGGTTGCCTTGGGTTCCATAGCTTATTTACATCAAGGGAAAGAAGCCACAAAAACATTGTTACTTCAAAG cATTCAGTTGAAACCACCGTCTATGTGGGGCTTGTACTCTACGTTGTCCTTCGGTATGCTTCATGACGATTATAAATTGGCCTATTTGGTTATAAAGGAATTGGACAAGTATCAGGATGATACAGAATGTCTGGAACATTACGCAAATTTgttgtcatatttttatttagttcag GGTCAACACATTAAAGCCGCCAGAGAAGTAAGCAAACTAATCCATAGACATCCACACATGGCTAAACTTTGGTATTCATTAGCCAATACATtgttttattctgaaaaccaCACCTTAAGTACGAAAGTCTGTATGACCGCCGTGGAGTTGGGAACAAATTCGATAGATATCTCAATG CCTTTACGATTGATCTCGCTCAATGCTATGGTCGAAGGAGACGAGGAAAAATCCAAACTTACGGCACGAAGAGCTCTTCATTATAATCCGAGTGCACCAGAAAATTGGGCTTGTTTCCTGTTAACATTTAAAGGTACTACTGAGCAAGAAAATGACCTACTTGAACACATCATATCATTGTCGCCTTCATCCACTTTATTGAAATGGACTGAAGATAGGCTTGAGTCAAATAAAAGTTGA
- the LOC109609508 gene encoding probable protein BRICK1-A isoform X2: MATQNRGEGVQKQIQQDWVNREYIEIITISIKKITDFLNSFDLSCRSKLAGLNEKLTILERKIDYLEACVTKGETLT; encoded by the exons ATGGCTACACAAAACAGGGGCGAAGGTGTTCAAAAACAAATCCAACAAGACTGGGTGAACCGCGAATATATCGAAATAATCACAATAAGCATTAAGAAAATCACtgactttttaaattcattcg ATTTGTCCTGTCGTTCGAAGCTCGCTGGTTTGAACGAAAAACTGACCATTTTGGAGAGAAAAATCGACTATTTGGAGGCTTGC GTAACAAAAGGTGAAACTCTTACATGA
- the LOC126264164 gene encoding uncharacterized protein LOC126264164, whose product MLKYVILLCCLVAYVYCGGQSSIIRPGGGHDHYYPIYKKKKHHFPYHLIYAGFTYLTFLAIKFKLIFFFGTIFAVLCAGAKVFAFLKYLNKEKTPIIYDHDHGPEKIYIQAPSHGYSAPGSFAGPPGFDGSFSPYSAGPSVDHPPPGADTIGDSYGPPSHGRSANDEEADGLFERYETFARMMKKVNLTELAFDSMHLTSLDCKRRFVCESDYRANNTIILKAGYDWLNDEDYNKYKTTEPVSSEEECAELYPDCPDYEKKVQM is encoded by the exons atgttaaaatacgtAATACTTTTGTGTTGTTTAGTGGCGTATGTGTATTGTGGTGGACAAAGTAGTATCATAAGACCTGGAGGAGGACATGACCATTATTATCCAATTTACAAAAAGAAGAAGCATCACTTTCCATACCACTTAATAT ATGCCGGATTCACGTACTTAACATTTTTGGCCATCAAATTCAAGCTGATTTTCTTCTTCGGAACCATATTTGCGGTACTATGCGCCGGAGCAAAGGTGTTCGCCTTCCTCAAATACCTCAACAAAGAGA AAACCCCGATTATCTACGACCACGACCACGGCCCGGAGAAGATCTACATCCAGGCGCCTAGCCACGGTTACAGCGCACCAGGCAGTTTTGCCGGTCCACCCGGATTCGACGGCAGCTTCTCACCCTATTCGGCCGGTCCGTCCGTCGACCACCCTCCACCGGGCGCCGACACCATCGGCGACTCTTACGGACCGCCCTCGCACGGCCGCAGTGCCAACGACGAAGAAGCCGACGGACTGTTCGAGAGATACGAAACGTTCGCCAGAATGATGAAAAA gGTGAACCTGACCGAATTGGCGTTTGATTCCATGCACCTGACGTCGCTGGACTGCAAGAGGAGGTTTGTGTGCGAGTCAGACTACAGGGCGAACAATACCATAATCTTGAAAGCTGGATACGATTGGCTAAA tgATGAGGATTACAACAAGTACAAAACCACTGAACCAGTATCCTCCGAGGAGGAATGTGCGGAGTTATATCCCGATTGCCCAGACTACGAGAAGAAGGTCCAAATGTAA
- the LOC109609508 gene encoding ATP synthase subunit s, mitochondrial isoform X1 has translation MSFLCKQLFKNKNINKCSTRSLFHWINIQFNAVDEDRRKDFGPDRTCAEWILRNGGSVKFTKNGAPMADYNELPNEEIPLKLEEIHAINCSIMKNGFKHLDGCNYIKKIIFHQCNYLEDEALKDLMYVEKTLTHLQISNCGNITEKGLLYVHSLRNLKEFLFYDLPGVKDKDKLVQALKSNLPQTHISFK, from the coding sequence ATGTCATTTCTGTGCAAACAActcttcaaaaacaaaaatataaataaatgttcaacCAGAAGCCTCTTCCACTGGATCAACATTCAATTCAATGCAGTAGATGAAGACCGTAGAAAGGATTTCGGACCTGACCGCACTTGTGCCGAGTGGATTCTCCGAAACGGTGGTTCGGTCAAGTTTACAAAGAATGGTGCTCCCATGGCTGACTACAATGAACTGCCAAATGAAGAGATACCTCTCAAACTTGAAGAGATCCATGCCATTAACTGTAGTATTATGAAGAATggatttaaacatttagatGGATgtaactatattaaaaaaattatttttcatcaatGTAACTATTTGGAGGATGAGGCTTTGAAGGATTTAATGTATGTAGAAAAAACCCTTACTCATCTACAGATCTCCAATTGTGGAAATATTACTGAAAAAGGCCTATTGTATGTGCATTCTTTGAGGAATTTGAAGGAGTTCCTTTTCTATGATTTGCCTGGCGTAAAAGATAAAGATAAACTTGTACAAGCTTTGAAAAGTAACCTCCCACAGACACATATCTCCTTCAAATAG